Proteins encoded by one window of Dermochelys coriacea isolate rDerCor1 chromosome 13, rDerCor1.pri.v4, whole genome shotgun sequence:
- the PPP1R3D gene encoding protein phosphatase 1 regulatory subunit 3D, whose product MELRVPQRSPSYLSDLYQNMLRAEEALGPGQWRQEHQPLRGSRASLSTLPKREPQPSHLQSSTTVSCDPHLQPIIRRRARSLPTSPERLKNTAVPCRVPGCSRSRINRVRFADALGLELAEVKVFQVGEDPSIPLHVLSRLSINSDLCCSQMDMEITMQCLVPDFQQPMDCVDFSTRLHQQLVCLECVTSSDLGLSGTIKVLNVAFEKQVFVRYTFNQWKSMHEVCAHWHSSNPEEDGKGQADVFTFFLPMPPFLLQLCSVVQFAVRYCVNGQEYWDNNQGKNYSFTCRHHLLKMPRECDESWIHFI is encoded by the coding sequence ATGGAGCTACGTGTCCCTCAGAGGAGCCCCAGTTACCTCTCCGATCTGTATCAGAACATGCTAAGGGCTGAAGAAGCATTGGGTCCAGGACAGTGGCGGCAGGAGCACCAGCCACTGCGTGGCAGCAGGGCCAGTCTGAGCACCCTACCCAAGAGGGAGCCACAACCAAGTCATCTTCAGAGCAGCACTACTGTCAGCTGTGACCCACACCTGCAGCCTATCATACGCCGACGAGCCAGGTCTTTGCCCACCTCCCCTGAGAGGTTGAAGAATACAGCAGTACCATGCCGTGTTCCTGGGTGCAGCAGAAGCCGCATAAACCGGGTGAGATTTGCTGATGCATTGGGCTTGGAGCTGGCTGAAGTAAAAGTCTTTCAGGTTGGGGAGGACCCATCCATCCCCTTGCATGTCCTCTCCAGGCTTTCCATCAACTCGGACCTTTGCTGCAGCCAGATGGATATGGAGATCACCATGCAGTGCTTGGTGCCTGACTTCCAGCAGCCTATGGATTGTGTGGACTTCTCCACCCGCCTTCATCAGCAGCTGGTGTGTCTAGAATGTGTGACCAGCTCAGACCTGGGGCTCAGTGGCACTATCAAAGTTCTCAATGTGGCCTTTGAGAAGCAGGTGTTTGTGCGCTACACCTTCAACCAGTGGAAGAGCATGCATGAAGTGTGTGCTCACTGGCACAGCAGCAATCCTGAGGAGGATGGGAAGGGCCAAGCTGATGTCTTCACTTTCTTTCTCCCCAtgcctcctttcctcctccagctgTGCTCTGTAGTCCAGTTTGCAGTGAGATATTGTGTCAATGGGCAGGAGTATTGGGATAACAACCAGGGTAAGAACTACAGCTTCACCTGTAGGCATCACCTTCTCAAGATGCCTAGGGAATGTGATGAAAGCTGGATCCACTTCATCTGA